A single region of the Thermodesulfatator indicus DSM 15286 genome encodes:
- a CDS encoding isochorismatase family protein, protein MEKKFLKPESTFLMVIDPQEKLMAVINEADRVVKNISLLVHLAKTFEMPIIPATQYAKGLGPYVSDLAPLFEGMNFYDKTEFSALKNKDIHAAVDNLRPTRDTIILCGVETHICVYQTALSALLEGLEVVVAADATSSRTAANMEYGLAFLRDIGAQIMSTEMIIYEFLEKAGTPQFKAMLPYLK, encoded by the coding sequence ATGGAGAAGAAATTTTTAAAACCAGAAAGCACTTTTCTCATGGTCATAGATCCTCAAGAAAAACTTATGGCCGTTATCAACGAGGCTGACCGTGTAGTTAAGAACATCTCGCTATTGGTCCACTTGGCCAAAACATTTGAAATGCCAATTATTCCAGCCACTCAATACGCTAAAGGCTTGGGGCCTTATGTATCAGATTTGGCTCCTCTTTTTGAAGGAATGAATTTTTATGACAAAACCGAATTTAGCGCCTTGAAAAACAAAGATATACATGCAGCGGTAGATAACCTCAGGCCAACACGTGACACTATTATTCTCTGTGGGGTAGAAACGCATATATGTGTTTATCAGACAGCTCTTTCAGCTCTTCTTGAGGGTCTTGAAGTAGTAGTGGCCGCTGACGCTACTTCTTCCCGTACCGCTGCTAACATGGAATACGGTCTTGCCTTTTTAAGAGACATTGGCGCTCAGATAATGTCTACCGAGATGATTATTTACGAATTCCTTGAAAAGGCCGGCACTCCTCAATTTAAGGCCATGCTACCCTACTTAAAATAA
- a CDS encoding rubredoxin has translation MSNNIYEGAYICSTTNCGYIYVPSKGDRKGKIPPGTPFEELPEDWKCPVCGASKKAFKPMQEVESSK, from the coding sequence ATGAGCAATAACATATATGAAGGAGCTTATATTTGTTCTACTACTAATTGTGGATACATATATGTTCCCTCAAAAGGCGACCGTAAAGGGAAAATCCCACCAGGAACCCCTTTTGAAGAACTCCCTGAAGACTGGAAGTGCCCTGTTTGTGGGGCTTCAAAAAAAGCGTTTAAGCCCATGCAAGAAGTTGAATCCTCAAAATAA
- a CDS encoding IS110 family transposase yields MKNLSFLGVDVAKDTLVIFDGQKVYEFQNERGLKKFKRKFFKKKEDRKKRVVIYEPTGPYSAFLEEFCATNMIKVVSLNPRKVPRLREVLGHRAKTDNLDAKLLYEYHKIVSEEEIKEIEYNENLEKLSLLLSEYQLLQNIENKLSNFLEYLDRVPVDSKESKKYIQKNLEETRQRLQKIKKEMEELVNKDDDINRGVREIEKVKGIGKMIATYCYIFFRKRRIRNRREVVALAGLDPEVKESGKRKLVTRISKKGDNRLRSLLFMGALSAIRCKEGGLKEYYESLIKRGKPKKVAIIACARKLLIFAFYNYKKWQMEAQSA; encoded by the coding sequence ATGAAAAATTTATCTTTTCTTGGGGTGGATGTGGCCAAGGATACATTGGTTATTTTTGATGGCCAGAAGGTTTACGAGTTTCAAAATGAAAGGGGTTTAAAGAAATTTAAGAGGAAGTTTTTTAAGAAGAAAGAAGACAGGAAGAAAAGGGTGGTGATATACGAGCCCACAGGGCCATATTCGGCATTTCTGGAGGAGTTCTGTGCTACGAATATGATAAAAGTAGTATCCCTTAACCCCAGAAAAGTCCCCCGTTTAAGAGAAGTATTAGGTCATAGAGCAAAAACAGATAATCTTGATGCGAAACTGTTATACGAATATCACAAGATAGTTAGCGAAGAAGAGATCAAAGAAATAGAATATAACGAAAATTTAGAGAAATTATCTTTATTGTTAAGTGAGTATCAATTACTTCAAAATATAGAAAACAAGTTATCTAATTTTCTAGAGTATTTAGATAGAGTACCAGTAGATAGTAAAGAAAGCAAAAAATACATACAGAAAAACTTAGAAGAAACAAGGCAGAGGCTTCAGAAGATAAAGAAAGAGATGGAGGAATTAGTAAATAAAGATGACGACATAAACAGAGGGGTTAGAGAGATAGAGAAAGTTAAAGGTATAGGGAAGATGATAGCGACATATTGTTACATCTTTTTTCGGAAGAGGCGGATAAGAAACCGGCGGGAGGTAGTAGCTCTAGCAGGATTGGACCCGGAAGTAAAGGAATCTGGTAAGAGGAAGCTGGTAACCAGGATAAGCAAGAAAGGGGATAATAGGTTAAGGAGTTTGCTTTTTATGGGGGCGCTTAGTGCCATAAGATGTAAAGAAGGGGGACTAAAAGAGTATTACGAAAGTTTGATAAAGAGAGGAAAACCGAAGAAAGTGGCCATAATAGCCTGTGCCAGAAAATTATTGATATTTGCTTTCTATAATTACAAAAAATGGCAAATGGAAGCTCAAAGTGCTTGA
- the pstS gene encoding phosphate ABC transporter substrate-binding protein PstS encodes MKRILLILIFLVCKKIGLIDGDFLFLAFGATFSYPLYSRWFDTYGKETNTRINYRYVNSGSNIREVLARVIDFGVTEAPLNDRERFKAPDLVLHIPIALGAVTLAYNLPKVNKLKLTPEVLVDIYLGKISKWNDPAIAELNKEITLPDMPIKVVCRFDSSGTSYIFSEYLSKISEEWEENIGKGKTIDWPVGEEVKGSEKVAQFIKENEGTIGYLGLTYALKENLPVALIRNQAGEFVAPSIKAIYAATKDAFIPDDARATIINSQMEDAYPLSTIVWFITYQEQRYHNRSYERAKELVKLLWWCITDGQKFNEELGYGAITKELRAKAESFVRNMTYDGHRILGEKGIKSLGIKKDFLILRGPGGYYESDAYKLPEKDKALVEGEMVSVDEALEKIAEKLLAAKYPVFFPGPTVIWKTEERAKKATAIIRKIVEEVGANIIPMPKYWKPPVENPLVEEEARRFWTDNIWFNRIDVCVFVGVPCPYADVGLKILREETDCYTIALCAHAGHKDAIITLRDVTPEVLEKLYQAVREIKAAKKAA; translated from the coding sequence ATGAAAAGAATTTTGCTTATTTTAATATTTCTTGTTTGTAAAAAGATTGGTCTAATAGATGGCGATTTTCTTTTTCTGGCGTTTGGAGCTACTTTCTCTTATCCCCTTTATTCGCGCTGGTTTGATACTTATGGAAAAGAAACGAACACTAGAATCAACTATCGTTATGTTAACTCTGGTAGTAACATTCGCGAAGTTTTAGCTCGAGTTATTGACTTTGGGGTTACAGAAGCTCCTTTAAATGACAGAGAACGTTTCAAAGCCCCTGATCTAGTTTTGCATATCCCCATAGCTCTGGGAGCTGTAACTTTAGCTTATAATTTACCTAAAGTTAACAAACTTAAACTTACACCTGAAGTATTAGTTGATATTTATTTGGGTAAAATATCTAAATGGAATGATCCTGCTATTGCCGAATTAAATAAAGAAATAACATTACCTGATATGCCTATAAAAGTAGTTTGTCGTTTTGATTCTTCTGGTACTTCTTATATCTTTTCTGAATATTTGAGCAAGATAAGTGAAGAATGGGAAGAAAATATAGGCAAGGGAAAAACAATTGATTGGCCGGTAGGTGAAGAGGTAAAAGGTAGCGAGAAAGTAGCCCAATTTATAAAAGAAAACGAAGGGACAATAGGATATTTAGGATTAACTTATGCTTTAAAAGAAAACTTACCTGTGGCTCTTATACGCAACCAGGCAGGAGAGTTTGTGGCTCCAAGTATAAAAGCTATTTATGCGGCTACTAAAGACGCTTTTATACCCGATGACGCCAGAGCTACTATTATCAACTCCCAGATGGAAGACGCTTATCCTTTATCTACAATAGTGTGGTTTATTACCTATCAAGAACAAAGATATCATAACCGTTCTTATGAACGAGCCAAAGAGCTGGTCAAACTTCTCTGGTGGTGCATAACAGATGGGCAAAAGTTTAATGAAGAGTTAGGTTATGGTGCTATTACTAAAGAACTTAGAGCTAAAGCAGAATCTTTTGTAAGAAATATGACTTATGATGGCCATCGTATTCTTGGTGAAAAGGGGATTAAAAGTTTAGGTATAAAAAAAGACTTTTTAATTTTACGGGGGCCTGGAGGTTATTACGAATCAGATGCTTATAAATTGCCTGAAAAAGATAAAGCTTTAGTAGAAGGAGAGATGGTTTCTGTTGATGAAGCCTTGGAAAAAATAGCAGAAAAACTTCTGGCGGCAAAGTATCCGGTATTTTTCCCCGGTCCTACAGTTATCTGGAAGACAGAAGAAAGGGCTAAGAAGGCTACGGCCATCATAAGAAAAATAGTTGAAGAAGTAGGTGCCAATATTATCCCCATGCCTAAGTACTGGAAACCCCCGGTTGAAAACCCTCTGGTAGAAGAAGAGGCTCGCAGGTTCTGGACGGATAATATTTGGTTTAATCGTATAGATGTTTGTGTTTTTGTAGGGGTTCCCTGTCCTTATGCTGATGTAGGTCTCAAAATTTTAAGGGAAGAAACAGATTGTTACACCATTGCCCTTTGTGCGCATGCTGGCCACAAAGACGCCATTATTACCCTTAGAGATGTAACTCCAGAGGTTCTTGAAAAGTTATATCAAGCGGTGAGGGAAATAAAAGCTGCCAAAAAAGCCGCTTGA
- the eno gene encoding phosphopyruvate hydratase, translating into MGEIVQISAREILDSRGNPTIEVEVWLEGGAYGRAAVPSGASTGTYEALELRDKDDSRYFGKGVLRAVDNVNNVIAPELVGMESTAQAEIDQYLIELDGTENKRRLGANAILGVSMAIAQASAQEVGLPLYAYLGGVGAKILPVPLMNVINGGVHADNALDIQEFMIVPLGAPSFAEALRYGAETYHVLKKLLKEKGYRTSVGDEGGFAPEINSTKEALEILVTAIEKAGYRPGKDIALALDAAASEFFKDGKYHLEGKELNADELVAFYEELVKEFPIVSIEDGFAEDDWDGWKLLNERLGHRVQLVGDDIFVTNIKRLSRGISENVANAILIKLNQIGTVSETLDAIRLAQTSGWRTVVSHRSGETEDTFIADLAVAVNSGQIKTGAPCRSERVAKYNQLLRIEDDLGGAAEFAGPRAF; encoded by the coding sequence ATGGGAGAAATCGTTCAAATATCAGCCCGAGAAATTTTAGATTCACGCGGAAACCCCACCATAGAAGTAGAAGTATGGCTTGAAGGTGGTGCTTATGGCCGGGCCGCGGTACCTTCAGGGGCTTCCACAGGCACTTACGAGGCCCTTGAACTTCGCGATAAAGACGATAGCCGTTACTTTGGCAAAGGTGTTTTGAGGGCGGTTGACAATGTAAATAACGTTATTGCTCCAGAGCTTGTAGGCATGGAATCTACGGCCCAGGCTGAAATAGACCAGTATCTTATCGAACTTGATGGCACAGAAAACAAAAGACGCCTTGGGGCCAACGCTATTCTTGGGGTTTCCATGGCCATAGCTCAGGCCTCAGCTCAAGAGGTAGGCCTTCCTCTTTATGCCTACCTTGGAGGGGTAGGGGCCAAGATCCTTCCTGTTCCTCTTATGAACGTGATAAATGGCGGAGTCCATGCGGATAACGCCCTTGATATACAGGAATTTATGATAGTGCCTTTGGGAGCACCAAGTTTTGCTGAGGCCTTGCGTTACGGTGCCGAGACTTATCATGTTCTCAAAAAATTACTCAAAGAAAAGGGATATAGAACTTCTGTAGGTGATGAAGGTGGTTTTGCCCCAGAAATAAATAGTACCAAAGAAGCCCTGGAAATATTAGTTACCGCTATTGAAAAAGCTGGTTATCGTCCTGGGAAAGATATAGCGTTAGCCCTTGATGCGGCAGCTAGTGAATTTTTTAAAGACGGAAAGTATCACCTGGAAGGGAAAGAACTCAACGCGGATGAGCTGGTAGCTTTTTACGAAGAACTGGTTAAAGAATTTCCTATTGTTTCTATTGAAGATGGCTTTGCTGAAGATGACTGGGACGGATGGAAACTTCTCAACGAACGCCTTGGCCACCGTGTACAACTGGTAGGAGATGACATCTTTGTCACTAACATAAAACGCCTTTCTCGAGGGATCTCTGAAAATGTAGCCAACGCTATTTTGATAAAGCTGAACCAAATTGGTACGGTTTCAGAAACCCTTGATGCCATCAGGTTGGCCCAGACTTCTGGCTGGCGCACAGTAGTCTCTCATCGTTCTGGAGAAACCGAAGACACTTTTATTGCTGACCTTGCCGTAGCGGTGAACAGCGGTCAGATCAAAACCGGAGCTCCCTGCCGCAGTGAACGCGTGGCTAAGTACAACCAGCTTTTGCGTATCGAAGATGACCTTGGGGGAGCGGCGGAATTCGCCGGGCCACGGGCATTTTAG
- a CDS encoding HU family DNA-binding protein — translation MSRGRKEFLERVYERAGKRYKRLRPSRFQTREAVEAILAILEEAFLEEENIKISGFGTFEIKKGKSKLVRDFSSGGTKKSLPKKRIVFKASAKFLKELN, via the coding sequence ATGAGCCGCGGACGAAAAGAATTTTTAGAGCGTGTTTACGAGAGGGCTGGTAAGCGATATAAACGTTTACGGCCCTCTCGCTTTCAAACAAGAGAGGCGGTAGAAGCAATTTTGGCTATATTGGAAGAAGCCTTTTTAGAGGAAGAAAATATAAAAATTTCTGGCTTTGGCACTTTTGAGATAAAAAAAGGTAAGTCTAAGCTGGTACGAGATTTTTCTTCTGGCGGAACTAAAAAAAGCCTTCCTAAAAAAAGAATTGTTTTCAAAGCCTCGGCCAAATTTTTAAAAGAATTAAACTAA
- the recJ gene encoding single-stranded-DNA-specific exonuclease RecJ, whose translation MKKDPFWVVAPLNRELTLKLASELELPPLLIHILLTRGLNDPHEIYRHLNPKLSDFPDPFLLEDMEIAVKRLIKAIQTRENIAIYGDYDVDGTTGAAIVYLFLKELGLEPQVIFPHRERDGYGLHPHLVASLKEKGITLLISVDCGISAYEACQVAREKGLDVIITDHHEVPEKLPEALAVINPKRRENRYPFKELAGVGVAFALLRALRQRLYEEGFFSKSPPKLKSYLDLVALGTVADIVPLFGENRLIAWFGLEELKQSKRPGIKALKKLTGLENGRLDTNSIMFRLAPRINAAGRLKEAMLAFKLFITEDEEEAQNIAEELHQLNTKRQQIEDRILKEALSQIEKNLGFDRLSYVLASEDWPPGVIGIVASRLQETFYRPVILLSLKDGLARGSGRSIPEINLYQCLADCCQHLKAFGGHPAAAGLKILEKDIEAFAKEFEEIVKARLDGKIPKPRLQLDAWVRVKHILDPCFLENFMKLEPFGPGYPEPLFGLRNFQVRNISLVKEKHLKFFIWQEGVGLEAVAFRFGNSIPETIKALAGNLEITSFQGRNYLQLRIKDLKN comes from the coding sequence ATGAAAAAAGACCCCTTCTGGGTGGTAGCTCCACTTAATCGAGAACTCACTTTAAAATTGGCCAGCGAACTCGAGTTACCCCCCCTTTTAATTCATATCCTGCTAACACGCGGATTAAATGACCCGCATGAAATTTATCGTCATTTAAATCCCAAACTTTCAGACTTTCCAGATCCTTTCCTTCTAGAGGACATGGAAATAGCGGTAAAAAGATTAATCAAGGCTATCCAAACCCGGGAAAACATTGCTATTTACGGTGACTATGATGTAGACGGCACTACTGGTGCTGCCATTGTTTATCTTTTTTTGAAAGAACTTGGACTTGAGCCGCAGGTCATTTTCCCTCATCGCGAAAGAGATGGTTATGGACTCCACCCTCACCTGGTAGCTTCCCTCAAAGAAAAAGGTATAACCCTTTTAATCTCAGTTGATTGTGGCATCAGTGCCTACGAAGCCTGTCAGGTTGCCCGGGAAAAAGGGCTTGATGTTATTATTACCGACCACCACGAAGTTCCAGAAAAACTGCCAGAAGCCTTAGCGGTTATTAACCCCAAAAGAAGAGAAAATCGCTATCCCTTTAAAGAGCTTGCCGGAGTAGGCGTGGCCTTTGCCCTTTTACGGGCCCTTAGACAAAGGCTCTACGAAGAGGGATTTTTCTCCAAGAGCCCACCGAAGCTTAAAAGTTATCTTGACCTGGTAGCTTTGGGTACTGTCGCCGATATCGTACCCTTGTTTGGTGAAAATCGTCTAATTGCCTGGTTTGGACTGGAAGAACTAAAACAAAGCAAACGACCGGGGATTAAAGCCCTTAAAAAACTAACGGGCCTTGAAAACGGCCGCTTAGATACCAACAGCATTATGTTTCGCCTGGCCCCGCGAATAAACGCTGCTGGTCGTTTAAAAGAGGCTATGCTTGCTTTTAAACTTTTTATTACGGAGGATGAAGAAGAGGCCCAAAATATTGCTGAAGAACTCCACCAATTGAACACCAAAAGACAGCAAATAGAAGATCGCATTTTAAAAGAGGCCCTTTCCCAAATAGAAAAAAATCTCGGTTTTGACCGCTTATCTTATGTGCTTGCCAGTGAAGACTGGCCACCCGGCGTAATTGGTATTGTGGCTTCAAGGCTTCAGGAAACTTTCTATCGACCAGTAATTTTGCTTTCATTGAAAGACGGACTTGCCCGAGGTTCTGGCCGAAGTATACCAGAAATAAACCTTTATCAGTGCTTGGCAGACTGCTGTCAGCATTTAAAAGCCTTTGGCGGGCATCCCGCAGCCGCTGGCCTTAAAATACTTGAAAAAGACATAGAAGCCTTTGCCAAAGAGTTTGAAGAAATAGTCAAAGCGAGACTTGATGGAAAAATTCCCAAACCCCGTCTCCAATTGGACGCTTGGGTCAGAGTAAAACATATTCTTGATCCCTGTTTTTTAGAAAATTTTATGAAGCTCGAACCTTTTGGTCCGGGATACCCTGAACCTCTATTCGGTTTGAGAAACTTTCAAGTAAGGAATATATCCCTTGTCAAAGAAAAACACTTAAAATTTTTTATATGGCAGGAAGGCGTTGGCCTTGAAGCAGTAGCTTTTCGTTTTGGGAATTCCATCCCTGAAACCATAAAAGCCCTTGCGGGAAACCTTGAAATTACAAGCTTTCAAGGGAGAAATTATTTGCAATTAAGGATTAAAGACCTGAAAAATTAA
- the fdhF gene encoding formate dehydrogenase subunit alpha yields the protein MDLDFYEDFPMIPREKPEELPLEERKHTFKEVYNSFTEEQARDEANRCLKCGCLGFHKCTFRDLLISEGVPAKGRQRSKYKLETDHFFIDVDSNKCVGCYRCVRVCNYGGIELTIYAQGTPDEEIHFTFTEECVSCGSCVDVCPTGALSRKDSTVPYTKKEAKEIRTVCPYCGTGCNLLAQVKNDSILEVNAAKGPPNYGELCVKGRFGYQFYRHPERLKKPLMRLSRDEPFREVSWDEALDFVAEKLKEIKEKYGPDSIGVLCSARTTNEDTYVAQKFARAVIGTHNVDNPARVUHAPSVAGLAATFGSGAATGPFDELERTDLLLLWGANTTEAHPVIGGRILKALQQGLKLVVIDPRKTELAEKAYLWLPLRPGSNVPLANGLAYVIIKEGLYNKNFIEKRTENFEAYKNYILAEWPLEKVERLTGIRREQVIQLARLYATTEKALIFWGLGVSEHRSGSQGTMALADLAMLCGHVGRPGTGAMPLRGQNNVQGACDMGALPYVLPAYQKINDPLTRKKFQDIWGVPLPEKPGLTETMMYREAIKGRIKAFYVVGYDVAMTHGNLKRVHEALSAVDLLVVQDIFWPKTADFAHVVLPAACLFEKDGTIDNGERRVQRVRKLIEPPGESWPDWKIIAEVSKRLGYEMGYESAEDIFNEMRRIMPSFAGITYERLERETLCWPVPTEDHPGTELMFQEKFARPSGKAFFALPKYYGSSDKTEAEYPLILITGRRLYHYNCGSMTRRVEALWEALPEELVEINPKDARKLRIRERDPVKVITPRGEVLARAHVTTRVRPGTIFMDFHFEEPLTNIITSAGIDTEVHTPEYKVASARIEKIV from the coding sequence ATGGATCTAGATTTTTACGAAGATTTTCCCATGATTCCCAGAGAAAAACCCGAAGAGCTCCCCTTAGAAGAACGCAAGCACACTTTTAAGGAAGTATACAATTCTTTTACGGAAGAACAGGCCAGAGATGAAGCTAACCGGTGTCTTAAGTGTGGATGTCTTGGCTTTCATAAATGCACGTTTAGGGATCTTCTTATCTCAGAAGGTGTGCCGGCTAAAGGTCGCCAGAGGTCTAAATATAAACTTGAAACAGACCACTTCTTCATAGACGTTGATTCTAATAAATGCGTGGGCTGTTATCGTTGTGTTAGAGTTTGTAACTACGGCGGAATAGAATTAACTATTTATGCCCAGGGGACCCCTGACGAAGAAATACACTTTACCTTTACGGAAGAATGTGTGTCCTGTGGTTCCTGTGTAGATGTTTGTCCCACTGGAGCTCTTTCGCGTAAAGATTCTACGGTTCCTTACACCAAAAAAGAAGCTAAAGAAATTCGCACGGTTTGTCCGTATTGCGGAACAGGTTGTAATCTACTGGCGCAGGTGAAAAATGATAGCATACTGGAAGTGAACGCCGCTAAAGGGCCACCTAATTATGGAGAACTTTGTGTAAAGGGCCGTTTTGGCTACCAGTTTTACCGCCATCCAGAAAGACTCAAAAAACCTCTAATGCGGCTATCTCGGGATGAGCCTTTCAGAGAGGTTTCCTGGGATGAGGCCCTTGATTTTGTTGCTGAAAAGTTAAAGGAAATTAAAGAAAAATACGGCCCTGATTCTATAGGTGTTCTTTGTTCGGCACGGACTACCAATGAAGACACTTACGTAGCTCAAAAATTTGCTAGAGCAGTAATTGGCACACATAACGTTGACAATCCGGCTCGGGTCTGACACGCGCCTTCGGTCGCAGGGCTTGCGGCCACCTTTGGTTCAGGAGCAGCTACTGGGCCTTTCGACGAGCTAGAAAGAACAGACCTTCTTTTGCTCTGGGGTGCTAACACTACCGAGGCCCATCCCGTAATAGGGGGCCGAATCCTTAAGGCCCTGCAACAGGGGCTTAAGCTTGTAGTAATTGATCCTAGAAAAACCGAATTAGCGGAAAAGGCCTATCTATGGTTGCCACTAAGGCCTGGAAGCAATGTTCCTTTAGCTAACGGGCTGGCTTATGTGATTATCAAAGAAGGGCTTTACAATAAAAATTTTATTGAAAAAAGAACGGAAAACTTTGAGGCTTACAAAAATTATATTCTCGCCGAGTGGCCCCTTGAAAAAGTAGAGCGTTTAACAGGTATACGGAGAGAACAAGTTATTCAGCTTGCCAGACTTTACGCAACTACAGAAAAAGCCCTTATTTTCTGGGGGCTAGGTGTAAGTGAGCACCGGAGCGGAAGCCAGGGCACTATGGCCTTAGCCGACTTGGCTATGTTGTGCGGCCATGTGGGCAGGCCGGGAACCGGGGCCATGCCTCTTCGTGGCCAGAACAATGTTCAGGGTGCTTGTGATATGGGGGCCTTGCCTTATGTATTGCCAGCGTATCAAAAAATAAACGATCCCCTTACCCGCAAAAAGTTTCAAGACATTTGGGGTGTTCCTTTACCAGAAAAGCCCGGCCTTACCGAAACCATGATGTATCGGGAGGCTATAAAAGGCCGAATCAAGGCTTTTTACGTGGTGGGTTATGACGTAGCCATGACCCACGGAAATCTCAAGCGGGTTCATGAGGCTTTGTCTGCAGTGGATCTTCTGGTGGTGCAAGACATTTTCTGGCCTAAAACCGCTGACTTTGCCCACGTGGTATTACCAGCGGCCTGTCTTTTTGAAAAAGATGGCACCATTGATAATGGTGAACGCCGCGTTCAGCGGGTTAGAAAGCTTATAGAACCACCCGGGGAATCCTGGCCTGACTGGAAGATTATTGCCGAGGTCTCCAAAAGATTAGGTTATGAGATGGGTTATGAGTCCGCCGAAGATATTTTTAACGAAATGCGCCGAATAATGCCTTCGTTTGCGGGCATTACTTACGAGCGCTTAGAAAGAGAAACCCTTTGTTGGCCTGTACCTACAGAAGATCATCCCGGTACAGAATTGATGTTCCAGGAAAAATTTGCCAGACCATCAGGTAAGGCCTTTTTTGCCTTGCCTAAATACTACGGTTCCTCAGATAAAACCGAAGCCGAATATCCTTTAATCCTAATAACAGGCCGCCGCCTTTATCATTACAATTGTGGTTCCATGACCAGACGAGTGGAAGCTTTATGGGAAGCATTACCTGAAGAACTCGTTGAAATTAACCCTAAAGACGCCCGCAAGCTACGGATTAGAGAACGAGATCCCGTTAAAGTGATTACCCCTCGCGGAGAAGTACTAGCCAGAGCCCATGTTACCACCAGAGTGCGTCCTGGCACTATTTTTATGGATTTTCACTTTGAAGAACCGCTAACCAACATTATAACCAGTGCTGGGATAGATACAGAAGTTCATACACCGGAGTATAAGGTCGCCAGCGCTAGAATTGAAAAGATAGTCTAA
- the nrdR gene encoding transcriptional regulator NrdR has protein sequence MKCPSCEHMETKVIDSRMSKDGATIRRRRECLACGYRFTTYERVEMQLPMIIKRDGRREPFVREKVIEGIKKACQKRPISMEEIESFVNELERELLESGEKEIPSTFIGEKVMAKLHEWDEVAYVRFASVYRQFQDVNEFIDQIQQLLKNKKT, from the coding sequence ATGAAATGTCCTTCCTGTGAACATATGGAAACAAAAGTAATTGATAGCCGCATGAGTAAAGACGGAGCTACCATAAGACGGAGAAGAGAATGTCTTGCTTGTGGGTATCGTTTCACCACCTATGAGCGAGTGGAAATGCAACTTCCTATGATAATCAAGCGTGATGGCCGTCGAGAGCCATTTGTCAGAGAAAAAGTTATTGAAGGTATCAAAAAGGCCTGTCAAAAAAGGCCCATCAGTATGGAAGAGATAGAAAGCTTTGTAAACGAACTTGAAAGAGAACTTTTAGAATCAGGAGAAAAAGAGATTCCTTCTACTTTCATTGGTGAGAAAGTAATGGCCAAACTCCACGAATGGGATGAAGTTGCGTACGTGCGCTTTGCTTCTGTTTACCGTCAGTTCCAGGATGTTAACGAATTTATTGACCAAATCCAACAACTTTTAAAAAATAAAAAGACCTAA
- a CDS encoding dihydropteroate synthase, which yields MSQTVVCIAESINIMGKRTGQAMRDRNPGPIQEMAKEETELGADYLDLNIGPAKKDGPDLAAWIVKVVEEVVDTPISLDTTNPEAMIAGIKASKNPSRVLMNSISAQPERMEKLIPFAAEVGCDVVALLWGPEGMPRDANERAAMAVDLIMALNEAGIPNEKIWVDPIGTPITLGADQILEGLNFLAMLPDIAPGCKSTIGLSNVSNGVPHHLRCYLDRVYLMMLMKYNIYSAILNIYDKELVEIAKGKHPDWVKLVHDMMDGDEPDPSKLSPKELEIYKTARVLLGKTIFSESWLEL from the coding sequence ATGAGTCAGACGGTAGTTTGTATTGCAGAGTCTATCAACATCATGGGGAAACGTACCGGCCAGGCCATGCGAGATAGAAACCCCGGCCCTATCCAGGAGATGGCCAAGGAAGAAACCGAACTAGGCGCCGATTACCTTGACTTAAACATCGGCCCGGCCAAAAAAGACGGCCCGGACCTCGCCGCCTGGATTGTCAAAGTGGTAGAAGAAGTGGTTGACACTCCCATTTCCCTTGACACCACCAACCCTGAGGCCATGATCGCCGGCATTAAGGCCTCAAAGAATCCCTCGCGCGTGCTCATGAACTCTATCTCGGCCCAGCCTGAGCGTATGGAAAAGCTAATTCCCTTTGCTGCGGAAGTAGGTTGCGATGTCGTAGCCCTTCTCTGGGGGCCAGAGGGTATGCCACGAGACGCCAACGAGCGGGCGGCCATGGCCGTTGACCTTATCATGGCCTTAAACGAGGCCGGTATCCCCAACGAAAAAATCTGGGTTGACCCCATCGGCACCCCCATTACCCTTGGGGCCGACCAGATTCTTGAAGGTCTTAATTTCCTTGCCATGCTTCCAGATATTGCGCCTGGGTGTAAGAGCACCATAGGGCTTTCAAACGTATCAAACGGAGTACCGCATCACCTGCGCTGTTATCTTGACCGGGTGTATTTGATGATGCTCATGAAGTACAACATTTACTCGGCGATTTTGAACATTTACGACAAAGAGCTGGTGGAGATAGCCAAAGGCAAGCATCCAGATTGGGTAAAGTTGGTGCATGATATGATGGACGGAGACGAGCCGGATCCGAGCAAGCTTTCGCCCAAGGAGCTTGAGATATACAAGACGGCGAGGGTGCTTCTTGGGAAGACCATCTTTTCTGAATCCTGGCTTGAACTTTAA